A window from Methanomicrobia archaeon encodes these proteins:
- a CDS encoding HEAT repeat domain-containing protein: MNFIRWEAAKVLGTAFPHVPDKEEAWADLVRLIRDAKSDVKWSITRALGTAFPHVPDKRQAWEDLHRLTRNTNSDIRREAAGALGTAFPHVPDKRQAWEDLHRLTRDANSDVQWRAAESLGLAFQHVPDKRQAWADLHRLTRDKYSKVRVSANHALGRVSIFKATEAETEDAFRKEIENAIAFFEASSREAVTYSNPARFCLPFYRSFYTVTFKKPDAETEVQNYLVEAKRAAEGSESKEKLLEAVENLAGALREVQDAQKKDLDEIKKHLDLCKQHCDQAAKLLETTEVKAPGATALLRRSVPIIDQRIKEIVREIYQKAVEVCRLTRGTSLENVGYEINQIGKNLLLVEDSIDLEKGVENLLIVVSDICDKIPGEERGVACELLEKAKAETYIEDRINLINIVLGKIPAHIRTSGLEKKIDALIVSLKPGIREELTISVGAEVFGTGVQHVITISLQAISYPELKDDLTKLKEKSTIKLASLPQRLAHKVKDYLIRTKKEDFLE; this comes from the coding sequence GTGAACTTTATACGGTGGGAAGCTGCAAAAGTACTGGGCACGGCATTTCCGCATGTCCCTGATAAGGAAGAGGCGTGGGCCGACCTTGTTCGGTTAATCCGAGACGCGAAAAGCGATGTAAAGTGGAGTATTACAAGAGCACTGGGCACGGCATTTCCACATGTCCCCGATAAAAGGCAGGCGTGGGAAGACCTCCATCGGTTGACACGGAACACGAACAGCGATATACGGAGGGAAGCTGCAGGAGCACTGGGCACGGCATTTCCACATGTCCCCGATAAAAGGCAGGCGTGGGAAGACCTCCATCGGTTGACCCGGGACGCGAACAGCGATGTACAGTGGAGAGCAGCAGAATCGCTGGGCTTGGCATTTCAGCATGTCCCTGACAAAAGACAGGCGTGGGCCGACCTCCATCGGCTGACCAGAGACAAGTACAGCAAGGTACGAGTATCTGCAAATCATGCTCTGGGTAGGGTATCCATATTCAAAGCAACAGAGGCAGAAACCGAAGATGCGTTCAGGAAAGAGATAGAAAACGCTATTGCATTTTTCGAAGCATCATCACGAGAAGCGGTGACTTATAGCAACCCGGCCAGATTCTGTCTCCCTTTTTACCGCTCGTTCTACACGGTAACCTTCAAGAAACCGGACGCTGAAACTGAAGTACAGAACTATCTTGTCGAGGCGAAACGTGCAGCGGAAGGTTCGGAGAGCAAAGAGAAACTCCTCGAAGCGGTTGAAAACCTCGCGGGTGCACTTAGAGAAGTTCAAGACGCACAAAAAAAGGATCTAGACGAAATAAAGAAACATCTAGATCTTTGTAAACAACACTGCGATCAAGCTGCAAAACTTCTCGAAACCACGGAGGTTAAAGCACCAGGCGCAACGGCACTACTTAGGAGGAGCGTTCCAATAATCGACCAAAGAATAAAGGAGATAGTAAGAGAAATTTACCAGAAAGCAGTGGAGGTTTGTAGACTGACGAGGGGTACCTCGCTTGAAAATGTGGGATATGAGATCAACCAGATAGGTAAGAATCTCTTACTTGTCGAAGATTCAATAGATCTCGAAAAAGGAGTAGAGAATTTACTGATTGTTGTATCTGATATTTGTGACAAAATACCTGGCGAAGAGAGGGGAGTGGCATGTGAATTGCTCGAAAAAGCAAAAGCAGAAACTTACATAGAAGATAGGATTAATTTGATTAATATTGTTTTGGGTAAAATCCCTGCTCACATTCGTACGAGTGGGCTTGAGAAAAAAATTGATGCATTAATCGTTTCCTTGAAGCCCGGTATACGCGAAGAACTTACGATAAGCGTTGGCGCTGAAGTATTTGGCACTGGCGTGCAACATGTTATCACTATTTCACTCCAAGCAATCTCTTATCCCGAGTTAAAAGATGATTTAACAAAACTAAAGGAGAAAAGTACAATTAAATTGGCGAGCCTCCCACAACGATTAGCTCATAAAGTTAAGGACTATCTTATCAGAA